TGCAAAGACATAAAAAGACTGGAGGTAACATATGTTTGAAGAAAAACATTTATGGCAAACAAGTTTTCTATGGATGCGTTACTTAAACTATGAATGTGTTCATTACGAAAAAGATAAAAATGAAGTCTGGCTTGCGCATCAAAAGCGGCAACATGTTGTTATTTTTAAGCAAGGGACATTCACTACGCAAGAACTCGATTTCGATAAAGATCGTATTGTAGAACATCAAAAACAGATTGCCGAGTTTTTAGGCTATGCTATTAAACGCTATGATGTATATGTGTTGACGGATAAATCTTTTAACACGGTGAACTTTAACGTACACGAACCGCTTCAAGTGCAATTTCATAGTATTCATAATGTCAAAGCACTTCGCAATATCACAACGCATCCCATCGTCAAACGAAAATTAGGTCAAAAAGATTCAAAATCATTAAAAGAGTACCAAAAACGTGTCCTTAATCAAAATATCGTTGAAAAAGCAATGTATCGTTTTACGCCGATTACATATGCAGTCATTGCAATCAATGTGCTCATTTGGATGATTGTTACTTGGTTTACACCACATCATACCGATTATGAAATTATAAATTTAGGTGCATTAGCGCATTTTAATGTGGTCCATGGGGAATGGTACCGACTTATTACATCAATGTTTTTACATATTGAATTTCAACATTTATTATTAAACATGTTGTCTCTCTTTATCTTCGGCAAACTCGTTGAAGCATTTATCGGTCCTTTGAAAATGTTAGGGACGTATCTTTTATCAGGTATTATCGGCAACCTGATTTCACTTGCTTTAATAACAACGAGTTTTTCATTAGGTGCGAGTGGCGCGATTTTCGGTTTAATGGGTGCTTTAGTTGCACTCATGATTATCAGTCGTCGCTTTGATCAAAAAGTAATTTTGCAAATGGTCATTGCTGTTGTGGTCATGGCGAGCTTGACACTTCTGATTCAAAATGTGAATGTCGTTGCACATTTAGGCGGGCTGCTTGGCGGTGTACTCGTCGTTTATTTAGGTTATTTTTTCAATCAAAAACGTCTTTATTTTTATATTTTACTCGGTATTTCAATCGTGATACTGATACTGATTTGCATTAAAATCTTTATGACATCCGATACGAATATTTATAATCAAATTATTCAGCGTGAAATGTATGATGGGCAATATACCGAAGCGAAAGATATGATTAAACAAACGTATCAAAATGGATATGCAGATGATGTGACTTATTACTTATCAGGTATTATTATTGCTACACAGGATTCTAAAGCTGAAGCAATGGCTGAATGGGAGCGCGGTCTGAAATATTTTCCTAACTCTCCAACGTTAAATTATCATATGGCCATTGCGAATCGCTCATTAGGAGATGATAAACAAGCCAAGTCTTATATCCAGAAAGCCATTAAAGCAAGCCCAAACAATCAAGATTATCAGAATTTGAAAAAAGAACTGGATGATTAATATGCAAACACAATTGAATACGTTTTATGATGTACTCCAACTATTAAAAAAATTTGGCTTTATTATTTATTTCGATAACAAAGCTGATATGCTAGAAATGATAGAACAAGAAATTCAAACATTATATCGCCATGAATTAATCACTAGAGACGAATTTGTCCAATCTAAATTATTAATTAATCAAAGAAGGATGAATAAAGAATGAACAAACATTTAATTTTAGCTGCAGATATTGGTGGCACGACATGTAAATTAGGTATTTTTGATAAATCATTAACACAATTATCTAAATGGTCTATTGAGACGGATATCTCAGATCCAACAGGTGAAGTATTACTTAAACAAATTTATGATGCGTTTGTGCATGAGATGGAACACAACCACTATGATATGAATGAAGTGATCGGTATGGGAATTGGTGTCCCAGGCCCTGTTAAATTTGAATCTGGCGTTGTCAATGGTGCCGTTAACTTAAATTGGCCGCAACCTGTTAACGTTTCTAAAATCATGCAACAATTTGTGTCATTCCCGGTATATGTCGATAACGATGCAAATGTGGCTGCACTCGGTGAAAAGCATAATGGTGCTGGTAAAGATGCGGATGACGTCGTTGCAATTACGCTAGGGACTGGTTTAGGCGGCGGTATTATCGCTAATGGTGAAATTGTTCATGGTCATAACGGCTCAGGTGCTGAACTTGGACATTTTCGTGTCGACCACGATCAACGTTTCAAATGTAATTGTGGTAAATCAGGGTGTATTGAAACAGTGGCTTCTGCGACAGGTGTCATGAATTTAGTTCATTTCTACTATCCGAAGCTCACTTTC
Above is a genomic segment from Staphylococcus delphini containing:
- a CDS encoding rhomboid family intramembrane serine protease, encoding MFEEKHLWQTSFLWMRYLNYECVHYEKDKNEVWLAHQKRQHVVIFKQGTFTTQELDFDKDRIVEHQKQIAEFLGYAIKRYDVYVLTDKSFNTVNFNVHEPLQVQFHSIHNVKALRNITTHPIVKRKLGQKDSKSLKEYQKRVLNQNIVEKAMYRFTPITYAVIAINVLIWMIVTWFTPHHTDYEIINLGALAHFNVVHGEWYRLITSMFLHIEFQHLLLNMLSLFIFGKLVEAFIGPLKMLGTYLLSGIIGNLISLALITTSFSLGASGAIFGLMGALVALMIISRRFDQKVILQMVIAVVVMASLTLLIQNVNVVAHLGGLLGGVLVVYLGYFFNQKRLYFYILLGISIVILILICIKIFMTSDTNIYNQIIQREMYDGQYTEAKDMIKQTYQNGYADDVTYYLSGIIIATQDSKAEAMAEWERGLKYFPNSPTLNYHMAIANRSLGDDKQAKSYIQKAIKASPNNQDYQNLKKELDD
- a CDS encoding YqgQ family protein, yielding MQTQLNTFYDVLQLLKKFGFIIYFDNKADMLEMIEQEIQTLYRHELITRDEFVQSKLLINQRRMNKE
- a CDS encoding ROK family glucokinase, with amino-acid sequence MNKHLILAADIGGTTCKLGIFDKSLTQLSKWSIETDISDPTGEVLLKQIYDAFVHEMEHNHYDMNEVIGMGIGVPGPVKFESGVVNGAVNLNWPQPVNVSKIMQQFVSFPVYVDNDANVAALGEKHNGAGKDADDVVAITLGTGLGGGIIANGEIVHGHNGSGAELGHFRVDHDQRFKCNCGKSGCIETVASATGVMNLVHFYYPKLTFKSSILPLIKEHKVTAKAVFDAAKAGDQFCIFITERVAQYVAYLASIISVTTNPKYIILGGGMSDAGDILIENIKTEYYHLAFTPSQQGTEIVRAELGNDAGIVGAAGLIKTYIIEKERI